One Pyrenophora tritici-repentis strain M4 chromosome 5, whole genome shotgun sequence DNA window includes the following coding sequences:
- a CDS encoding RING finger domain containing protein, protein MLKSCMLCGSEESEVDLLLSVPCGRHWICSDDVASFFEHATNNESLFPPKCCGQILLLEDYEDHVPFDVAWAYQKKEQGEYAILAKFRVYCGHPPCATFLHPTSHLQDPETKTAYAICEAEGCGKLTCTKCRALIQDGIENHECQKDEEAKRFKQAAAENGYQECTGCGATVELSEACNHITCGCGQSFCYVCGRDWEDYHACPIYGPPIFDEEGYNQDGFHRDTGLNRAGLNRRQDITRARAEHWGDGGDDETNDEQAEWEVLQHLNEETRHMLELLPPHVREEVLDQFRIELFETQGILFDQFQGENDEDAEVEDDEAEHENDEDSEGGESDIGCSLGEENWVMKNTTEFYKKWLHMYPVFVI, encoded by the exons ATGTTAAAGTCGTGTATGCTTTGTGGCTCAGAGGAGAGCGAAGTCGATCTCCTACTCAGCGTGCCTTGTGGCCGCCACTGGATCTGCTCGGACGACGTCGCCAGCTTTTTCGAGCACGCAACAAATAACGAGAGCTTGTTCCCGCCAAAATGCTGCGGCCAGATCTTGTTGCTGGAAGACTACGAGGATCATGTCCCATTCGACGTAGCATGGGCGTACCAGAAGAAGGAGCAGGGCGAGTACGCCATACTGGCCAAGTTTCGAGTATACTGCGGTCATCCGCCATGCGCCACGTTTCTCCACCCAACTTCCCACCTCCAAGACCCAGAGACGAAAACCGCGTACGCCATTTGTGAGGCAGAAGGCTGTGGGAAGTTGACCTGCACAAAGTGTCGGGCCCTAATCCAGGACGGCATCGAGAACCACGAGTGCCAAAAAGACGAAGAAGCCAAAAGGTTCAAGCAAGCGGCGGCGGAGAACGGATACCAAGAGTGCACTGGCTGCGGTGCGACTGTCGAGTTGAGTGAGGCCTGCAACCACATCACATGCGGATGCGGCCAGTCCTTCTGCTACGTCTGCGGCAGAGACTGGGAAGACTACCACGCTTGCCCCATATACGGTCCTCCTATCTTCGACGAAGAGGGATACAACCAAGACGGCTTTCATCGCGATACAGGCCTCAACCGAGCTGGTCTGAATCGCCGTCAAGACATCACCCGTGCTCGTGCAGAACATTGGGGCGATGGTGGCGATGACGAGACCAACGACGAGCAAGCGGAGTGGGAAGTGCTTCAGCACCTTAATGAGGAGACACGCCACATGCTCGAATTGCTTCCTCCTCACGTCCGCGAAGAGGTCTTGGACCAATTCCGCATCGAGTTGTTCGAAACCCAAGGTATCCTCTTTGATCAGTTCCAAGGCGAGAATGACGAGGATGCCGAAGTGGAGGACGACGAAGCAGAGCACGAGAATGACGAGGACAGCGAAGGCGGAGAATCTGACATCG GCTGCTCCCTAGGTGAGGAAAACTGGGTCATGAAGAATACAACAGAG